The bacterium genome window below encodes:
- a CDS encoding T9SS type A sorting domain-containing protein produces the protein MMVLRNNLRSGVPGLFFMAAVLSGLLALPPAQEARACWNVELTECFNQTPLRRCYNGWPFQSPAFTNRYWRRIPSSASQNSWGFQTDFFDDHMCGNDMQSLWCMGCPASNDPEIDNYVPNLDTYVTWGPFSLAQAQAAMVSFYLYCRSEAAQDSIYWGAATTYTLSSLATMNISGSYSGIMQADWQQKIMNLDSLRNAATGNPVSMLGQSTVYLFWRFKANSNATVNKGAFIDNITVAWDDGGVDLQAGPVVLLEPDSTAPRELAIGDTVFAEFNWLTCAGGAGVYPPFRVTGLVDDEVILDTVITEAVEGQGHKLYTDWWILDEPDSHLVRFVLDTLSEVAETNEGNNIGRLAYYVPRPNDPPDFLWITPNDSGPDTVDATAVLRWEAYDSLEEAALWFYTDTDAIGCLGPLMAGGVRTEQDGPDSLVWDTRSQPHGRVIYVFVQITDAANDTCIYAPNPIVIQHLAVDGERRIGPIPEQYYLEQNYPNPFNPRTEIKYGVAVGGRVTVTVFDLLGREVMTLVDGDHVPGSYLVEFDGTQLSSGVYLYTLTSPEGNLTQKMMLLK, from the coding sequence ATGATGGTGCTGCGAAATAACCTCCGTAGTGGAGTGCCCGGGCTTTTCTTCATGGCGGCCGTGCTGAGCGGCCTTTTAGCGCTCCCGCCGGCCCAGGAGGCCAGAGCATGTTGGAACGTCGAATTGACGGAGTGTTTCAATCAGACTCCGCTCCGCCGCTGCTATAATGGATGGCCGTTCCAGAGTCCGGCCTTCACCAATCGCTATTGGCGGCGGATTCCGTCATCGGCGTCCCAGAATTCGTGGGGATTTCAAACCGACTTTTTTGACGATCACATGTGCGGCAACGACATGCAATCGCTGTGGTGCATGGGGTGCCCGGCTTCGAACGATCCCGAAATTGACAACTACGTACCGAATTTGGACACCTACGTGACCTGGGGTCCGTTCAGTCTGGCTCAGGCTCAGGCGGCCATGGTGAGTTTCTATCTGTATTGTCGCAGTGAGGCTGCGCAAGACTCTATTTACTGGGGAGCGGCGACCACCTATACTCTGTCGTCACTGGCCACGATGAACATCAGCGGCAGCTATTCGGGGATCATGCAGGCGGACTGGCAGCAGAAGATCATGAATCTGGACAGTCTCCGCAACGCGGCGACGGGAAATCCGGTTTCGATGCTCGGTCAGTCTACCGTCTATCTGTTCTGGAGATTCAAGGCGAACAGCAACGCCACGGTGAACAAGGGTGCGTTCATTGACAATATCACCGTGGCGTGGGACGACGGCGGGGTAGACTTGCAGGCGGGTCCGGTGGTATTGCTGGAGCCGGACAGCACCGCTCCCCGAGAGCTTGCCATTGGGGATACGGTTTTCGCCGAGTTCAATTGGCTGACGTGTGCGGGCGGGGCCGGAGTCTATCCGCCGTTCCGCGTCACGGGACTCGTGGACGACGAGGTGATTCTCGACACGGTGATTACCGAGGCCGTCGAGGGGCAAGGGCACAAGCTCTACACGGACTGGTGGATTTTAGACGAACCCGACAGTCATCTGGTGCGATTCGTGCTGGACACGCTGTCGGAAGTGGCCGAGACGAACGAGGGCAACAACATCGGGCGACTCGCCTACTACGTTCCACGGCCCAATGATCCGCCGGACTTCCTGTGGATCACCCCCAACGACAGCGGTCCGGATACGGTTGACGCCACGGCCGTTTTGCGATGGGAAGCCTATGATTCACTCGAGGAAGCCGCGTTGTGGTTCTACACGGACACCGATGCGATCGGTTGCCTCGGCCCGCTGATGGCGGGTGGAGTCCGCACCGAGCAGGACGGTCCCGATTCGCTGGTTTGGGACACGCGGTCACAGCCCCATGGGCGAGTGATTTATGTCTTCGTGCAGATCACCGACGCCGCCAACGACACGTGCATCTACGCGCCGAATCCGATTGTCATTCAGCATCTTGCGGTGGACGGGGAGCGCCGAATCGGCCCGATCCCGGAGCAATACTACCTCGAGCAGAACTATCCCAATCCGTTCAATCCGCGTACCGAGATCAAATACGGCGTGGCGGTGGGCGGACGGGTGACGGTGACGGTCTTTGACTTGCTCGGCCGGGAAGTGATGACACTGGTGGACGGCGACCATGTGCCGGGTTCTTATCTGGTGGAGTTTGACGGAACGCAGTTGAGCAGCGGGGTGTATCTCTACACGCTGACCTCTCCCGAAGGAAACCTCACGCAGAAGATGATGCTGCTGAAATAA
- a CDS encoding Omp28-related outer membrane protein: MKYRTLALLTLFAVVMLAVCPTEAAQRTVVCEAFTQWNCGPCAGWNPTELRVLEAMTRDTVISIKYHVSWPAPNNDIFYLWNTTEVDARRNYYGVSSVPVGYVDGVLTITRSESGFRNQVRSRANIPAPCEIELAAQVEGPTSVSFSGTVFASDSSIVNKRLFVALITDRVEYASSPGLNGEVLFYDIFRDLWPSTNGQTISIAFGASYEFSGTLNKDATWPNSGMSIVCWIQDNSSKWTHQGAWAPVLNLWQVNTSSGDPRQLVADVNAETTYSIQLTNAGANNDVYTVSLPNDLPAGWTATIEATSVPADPTSISVPLSSEQSTVLTLRAWPNGHGGNAVLTVDVQSDGNAETQAAETFRLMAGLDVLLVDDNGGATWGNVENYYLDALEAVGGDFLWGWWDMTEDQALDALDLNGLDAVIWFTGSSPNNGTLDFLEQYLLEVYLTSGNGRLFLTGQGIAWDLRTSSFLSEILHVSHVQPYAQGRDILGIASDPIGDGLSFNISQSGGAQNQTRQSSIAAYDELAHVVLDYSGAEHHAGVAAETPDYRAVFFGFGFEAISSAAARDTVMTRVMNWLLGAAAADPLADLPLPTEFALGQNFPNPFNPQTTIPFALPARAELTLRVFDVLGREVDALAAGAFNAGYHTLTWDASRFGSGVYFYRLDALAGDRSFQATRKLMLLK, encoded by the coding sequence ATGAAGTATCGCACCTTGGCTTTGTTGACACTTTTCGCGGTTGTCATGCTCGCGGTATGCCCGACCGAGGCCGCCCAGCGGACGGTAGTTTGCGAAGCGTTCACGCAGTGGAACTGTGGCCCCTGCGCGGGATGGAATCCCACCGAATTGCGGGTTCTGGAGGCGATGACCCGCGACACCGTGATATCCATTAAATACCACGTATCCTGGCCCGCTCCAAACAATGACATCTTTTATCTGTGGAATACTACTGAGGTAGATGCTCGAAGGAACTACTACGGTGTTTCATCAGTTCCGGTAGGCTACGTTGACGGCGTACTGACCATTACCCGTTCGGAGTCGGGATTCCGCAATCAGGTACGGAGCCGGGCAAATATCCCGGCGCCCTGCGAGATTGAACTCGCTGCGCAGGTTGAAGGACCGACCTCAGTATCTTTCTCGGGCACAGTATTCGCCTCCGACAGCTCGATTGTCAATAAGCGGCTGTTCGTGGCTCTGATCACGGATCGCGTGGAATATGCCAGTTCTCCGGGTTTGAACGGCGAAGTTTTATTCTATGATATTTTCCGCGACCTCTGGCCGAGTACCAATGGCCAGACGATCTCAATAGCCTTCGGCGCTTCCTACGAGTTTTCCGGAACGCTGAACAAAGATGCCACGTGGCCGAATAGTGGCATGTCCATCGTGTGCTGGATTCAGGATAACAGCTCCAAATGGACCCATCAGGGCGCGTGGGCACCGGTATTGAATCTCTGGCAGGTGAACACATCTTCGGGAGATCCCCGTCAACTCGTAGCCGACGTGAATGCCGAGACGACGTATTCCATCCAGCTGACTAATGCCGGAGCCAACAACGACGTCTACACGGTGTCGTTGCCGAACGATCTGCCGGCCGGTTGGACGGCGACCATTGAAGCGACCAGTGTTCCCGCCGATCCGACCAGCATATCGGTGCCGCTCAGTTCGGAACAATCCACTGTGCTTACGCTGCGGGCGTGGCCCAACGGTCACGGCGGCAACGCGGTTCTGACGGTGGACGTGCAGTCGGACGGCAATGCGGAAACCCAGGCCGCGGAGACCTTCCGCCTGATGGCGGGTCTGGATGTGCTGTTGGTGGATGACAACGGCGGAGCGACGTGGGGGAACGTTGAGAACTACTATCTGGACGCACTGGAGGCGGTTGGCGGTGACTTTCTCTGGGGCTGGTGGGACATGACGGAAGACCAGGCGCTGGATGCGCTCGATTTGAACGGACTGGACGCGGTGATCTGGTTCACCGGGAGCAGTCCGAACAACGGCACGCTCGATTTCCTCGAACAGTATCTGCTGGAAGTGTATCTGACCAGCGGCAACGGCCGGCTGTTTCTCACCGGTCAGGGCATCGCCTGGGATCTGCGGACGTCGTCCTTCCTGAGCGAGATTCTTCACGTTTCTCACGTTCAGCCCTATGCGCAGGGTCGCGACATCCTGGGGATTGCATCGGATCCGATCGGGGACGGCTTGTCGTTCAACATCTCCCAATCGGGCGGCGCGCAGAATCAAACCCGTCAATCCTCCATCGCGGCGTATGACGAGCTGGCTCACGTCGTCCTCGATTACAGCGGTGCCGAGCACCACGCTGGGGTGGCGGCCGAGACTCCCGACTACCGGGCGGTGTTTTTCGGTTTTGGATTCGAGGCGATCAGCAGCGCGGCGGCGCGGGACACGGTGATGACGCGGGTGATGAATTGGCTGCTGGGAGCGGCGGCGGCGGATCCGCTGGCCGATCTGCCTTTGCCGACGGAGTTCGCACTGGGCCAGAATTTCCCGAATCCGTTTAATCCGCAGACCACGATTCCGTTTGCGCTTCCGGCGCGGGCGGAGTTGACGCTGCGCGTTTTCGACGTACTGGGCCGGGAAGTGGACGCGCTGGCGGCGGGCGCATTCAACGCGGGTTATCACACCCTGACGTGGGATGCCAGCCGCTTCGGCAGCGGAGTGTACTTCTATCGTTTGGACGCGCTGGCCGGGGATCGTTCATTCCAGGCCACGCGCAAGCTGATGCTTCTGAAGTAG
- a CDS encoding phosphomannomutase/phosphoglucomutase — translation DGIYAAGRLVEIVSRLDHPLDEELADLPPTFNTPEIRVDCPDEVKFGLVDKVKAAFKKKGYETIDLDGVRVKFDGGWGLVRASNTQPTLVLRFESISEVGLSKIESEFREVLKAEGGFTFEVSTGH, via the coding sequence GACGGCATCTACGCGGCGGGGAGGCTGGTGGAAATCGTGAGCCGCTTGGATCATCCGCTGGATGAGGAACTGGCCGATCTGCCGCCGACGTTCAATACTCCCGAAATCCGCGTGGACTGCCCGGATGAAGTGAAGTTCGGTTTGGTGGACAAGGTCAAGGCCGCGTTCAAGAAGAAAGGCTATGAGACGATTGATCTGGACGGCGTGCGCGTGAAATTCGACGGCGGTTGGGGACTGGTGCGAGCTTCCAATACCCAGCCGACCCTGGTGCTGCGGTTCGAGTCCATATCGGAAGTTGGCTTGTCGAAGATCGAATCCGAATTTCGCGAGGTCCTGAAGGCCGAGGGCGGGTTCACGTTCGAGGTCTCGACCGGGCATTAG
- a CDS encoding SLBB domain-containing protein produces the protein MQTRNAFYTVAVTFLSLFVALFLPLMALAQESTPQGQVRQHVPVIQQVGEGNQYYLGAANELLMRVNVWGRVERPGQYFVPATTDLITLLSAAGGPTARSKITDIRVVRADPNGQGEVFIVNVRKFLKTGDKRLIPDLKPEDTVIVSASTWQLVTEVLQVGGALALIANAYYFIFIR, from the coding sequence ATGCAAACACGGAATGCTTTTTACACGGTTGCCGTCACGTTCTTATCGTTGTTCGTCGCCCTGTTCCTGCCCCTTATGGCTCTGGCTCAGGAATCCACGCCCCAGGGTCAGGTCCGGCAGCATGTTCCCGTCATTCAACAGGTCGGGGAAGGCAACCAGTACTATCTGGGCGCGGCCAACGAACTGCTTATGCGTGTGAATGTGTGGGGGCGCGTCGAGCGGCCCGGCCAGTACTTTGTCCCGGCCACCACCGATCTCATCACGTTGCTCTCGGCGGCGGGCGGGCCGACCGCGCGCTCGAAAATCACCGACATCCGCGTCGTGCGAGCCGATCCCAACGGTCAAGGGGAGGTCTTCATCGTCAACGTCCGGAAGTTCCTCAAGACCGGAGACAAGCGACTGATCCCCGACCTCAAGCCCGAGGACACGGTGATCGTCAGCGCCAGCACCTGGCAACTCGTGACGGAGGTTCTTCAGGTGGGCGGCGCGCTGGCGCTGATTGCCAATGCCTACTATTTCATTTTTATCCGCTGA